The DNA window NNNNNNNNNNNNNNNNNNNNNNNNNNNNNNNNNNNNNNNNNNNNNNNNNNNNNNNNNNNNNNNNNNNNNNNNNNNNNNNNNNNNNNNNNNNNNNNNNNNNNNNNNNNNNNNNNNNNNNNNNNNNNNNNNNNNNNNNNNNNNNNNNNNNNNNNNNNNNNNNNNNNNNNNNNNNNNNNNNNNNNNNNNNNNNNNNNNNNNNNNNNNNNNNNNNNNNNNNNNNNNNNNNNNNNNNNNNNNNNNNNNNNNNNNNNNNNNNNNNNNNNNNNNNNNNNNNNNNNNNNNNNNNNNNNNNNNNNNNNNNNNNNNNNNNNNNNNNNNNNNNNNNNNNNNNNNNNNNNNNNNNNNNNNNNNNNNNNNNNNNNNNNNNNNNNNNNNNNNNNNNNNNNNNNNNNNNNNNNNNNNNNNNNNNNNNNNNNNNNNNNNNNNNNNNNNNNNNNNNNNNNNNNNNNNNNNNNNNNNNNNNNNNNNNNNNNNNNNNNNNNNNNNNNNNNNNNNNNNNNNNNNNNNNNNNNNNNNNNNNNNNNNNNNNNNNNNNNNNNNNNNNNNNNNNNNNNNNNNNNNNNNNNNNNNNNNNNNNNNNNNNNNNNNNNNNNNNNNNNNNNNNNNNNNNNNNNNNNNNNNNNNNNNNNNNNNNNNNNNNNNNNNNNNNNNNNNNNNNNNNNNNNNNNNNNNNNNNNNNNNNNNNNNNNNNNNNNNNNNNNNNNNNNNNNNNNNNNNNNNNNNNNNNNNNNNNNNNNNNNNNNNNNNNNNNNNNNNNNNNNNNNNNNNNNNNNNNNNNNNNNNNNNNNNNNNNNNNNNNNNNNNNNNNNNNNNNNNNNNNNNNNNNNNNNNNNNNNNNNNNNNNNNNNNNNNNNNNNNNNNNNNNNNNNNNNNNNNNNNNNNNNNNNNNNNNNNNNNNNNNNNNNNNNNNNNNNNNNNNNNNNNNNNNNNNNNNNNNNNNNNNNNNNNNNNNNNNNNNNNNNNNNNNNNNNNNNNNNNNNNNNNNNNNNNNNNNNNNNNNNNNNNNNNNNNNNNNNNNNNNNNNNNNNNNNNNNNNNNNNNNNNNNNNNNNNNNNNNNNNNNNNNNNNNNNNNNNNNNNNNNNNNNNNNNNNNNNNNNNNNNNNNNNNNNNNNNNNNNNNNNNNNNNNNNNNNNNNNNNNNNNNNNNNNNNNNNNNNNNNNNNNNNNNNNNNNNNNNNNNNNNNNNNNNNNNNNNNNNNNNNNNNNNNNNNNNNNNNNNNNNNNNNNNNNNNNNNNNNNNNNNNNNNNNNNNNNNNNNNNNNNNNNNNNNNNNNNNNNNNNNNNNNNNNNNNNNNNNNNNNNNNNNNNNNNNNNNNNNNNNNNNNNNNNNNNNNNNNNNNNNNNNNNNNNNNNNNNNNNNNNNNNNNNNNNNNNNNNNNNNNNNNNNNNNNNNNNNNNNNNNNNNNNNNNNNNNNNNNNNNNNNNNNNNNNNNNNNNNNNNNNNNNNNNNNNNNNNNNNNNNNNNNNNNNNNNNNNNNNNNNNNNNNNNNNNNNNNNNNNNNNNNNNNNNNNNNNNNNNNNNNNNNNNNNNNNNNNNNNNNNNNNNNNNNNNNNNNNNNNNNNNNNNNNNNNNNNNNNNNNNNNNNNNNNNNNNNNNNNNNNNNNNNNNNNNNNNNNNNNNNNNNNNNNNNNNNNNNNNNNNNNNNNNNNNNNNNNNNNNNNNNNNNNNNNNNNNNNNNNNNNNNNNNNNNNNNNNNNNNNNNNNNNNNNNNNNNNNNNNNNNNNNNNNNNNNNNNNNNNNNNNNNNNNNNNNNNNNNNNNNNNNNNNNNNNNNNNNNNNNNNNNNNNNNNNNNNNNNNNNNNNNNNNNNNNNNNNNNNNNNNNNNNNNNNNNNNNNNNNNNNNNNNNNNNNNNNNNNNNNNNNNNNNNNNNNNNNNNNNNNNNNNNNNNNNNNNNNNNNNNNNNNNNNNNNNNNNNNNNNNNNNNNNNNNNNNNNNNNNNNNNNNNNNNNNNNNNNNNNNNNNNNNNNNNNNNNNNNNNNNNNNNNNNNNNNNNNNNNNNNNNNNNNNNNNNNNNNNNNNNNNNNNNNNNNNNNNNNNNNNNNNNNNNNNNNNNNNNNNNNNNNNNNNNNNNNNNNNNNNNNNNNNNNNNNNNNNNNNNNNNTGTCTTTTCTGTGTTGACTACTATGGCCGAATTCTGCAGAAAAGGATGGTTCAAGAGCACATCGGCAGTCCAACGCGAGCTGGGATTCTTCGCAAGACATCTCTTCAGAAAATCTTTGGCTTCCTTTGACAACTTTGAATTCTGAAACTTAGGTTTCTCAAACGCGATTTGGTGCAACACATGATCATCATCTCCGTCCCACAGCGGTGTCCCTGTAATCAGCTCATAGACAGTGCAACCAAGAGCCCAAATATCAACGTGTGGGCCATAGTCATAGTTACGCACCAATTCAGGTGCCATATACCTTTTTGTTCCCCTGATCATCAGTTCCCGTTTTTCTTTCACGGCCTGTTCAAAAGTCATGGAAAGCCCGAAATCAGCAATCTTGGCAGTTTCTTCTGTGCCCACCAGGAGAATATTGTCAGGCTTGATGTCGCAGTGAATAATTCCATTAGTGTGAATGCAACTGAGGCCTAAAAGAACATTCTTTGTGTGTTTTTTAACTTCAAACTCGGGCAATGAATTGCAATTGCGAAGACGATTGGCAAGGCTTCCTCCTGATGCATACTCCAGCAATAAGTTGTAAATGATGACTTCATCTTCGAATGAGAGATTAGCTCCGAAACAGCGAATAATGCACGGAGAATGTTTGAACATACCGAGaaattcctcttcttctttcaaCGATTGAGAATCACTGTAGTTGCAAGACTTGATGGCAATAAGAGAGGGAAGAGTAACGCCATGAAATAGTGCGTTAGACGTAGAAGCTAACGAGACAACACCAAATCCACCTTGACCAAGAGTTGTGCCTCTCTTCCACAATAATTCCGCCATATATTGAATGTGCAATTTGTTGGTAGTATAGTATAGTATAGTAAATGTACATACTAAGGAAGAGTTACTTATAGATGATGTTACTCTGTTCCTATTTTAATTTGGATTAAACCTTTCTTTTCCCATTTCCATTCCTATACCAAAATGGATTCTCACagtttaatttcttaaaaagatGAAAGTTTCTGATAGTTTCAAAATTTAACAATAGGTTTGTTTCCTTCTACACTATTCTTTTCCTATTCTTTTCgtttttattttcctaaaaaatttcttaaacaagATATTTGTGAAATGatttattaatcaaattacaGAGCATAATTTAAGGTAGGGAAAATcagtaaattttaatttggatTAAACCTTTGTTTTCCCATTTCCTTTCCTATACCAAAATGGATCCACAAAGTTATTTAAAAGATGAAAGTTTCtaattgtttcaaaattttaactaTGGGTTTTTTCCTTCTACACTATTCTTCTCGTCTGTTTTCCTGTTCTTTTCGTTTTTATTTTcctaaataaatttcttaaacaagaTATTTGTGAAATaagtttatcaaaataaagagCATAATTTAAAGGCGgaaaaatcaatatattttaatttcttttccattaataataataataaatacattttaaaatggattactaatcaaattaaagagcATAATTTTAGGGAGGGAAAATCAGTCAGCATAATAATAAATGGattttaaatattgtataaatcagtttaagaataattttctttaattttgtaaatataggtttgttaaCGGAAAAGGTAACTATGCATCATTTGTTAAACAATGGTGATTATATACATACACTATTTATTTAACGAGAAGTTATATCTACTCTTAATCACAAAATTAAGAGGTATATTTACTTCACTCGAATTCAAGAATCCAATAGGTTTAACTTTTAATTCAACTgtcaaaacaaaaatacaagacGAATAGAGAGAAACAAAATGTGATCGTAGAATTACACATTACACACAATTCCAATGGAGCAAATTCTATGGTAATATAACCTTTAGAACTAAAATTGTAAAACCAATTGTGGAATATGTTCTTTACTCACTTTCAGTGTAAATAAACTTCAAAGACCAAAAAACACCAAACTAaaagaagttgaagaaaatCTTATTCTTTGCTCATTTTCACCATTTAGAGCATGACATCCAAACTTTGATTTGTTTTGACAATTAAGTAGAGATCTTTGTCTTTAGCTGCACTTAATTCACTTTTCTCGCTCATATCCAAATCTTTTGGAGTACTTGTTCCACATGGAAGTCCCCAGTCAAAGTGGTAGAGGAGCCGAGCTAGAGGTTGTTTAACATTAGCTAAACCAAACTGCATTCCTGGACAAATCCATTTTCCTGCACCAAATGGGAGATACTCATAGTTATTTCCCAAATAGTCAATAGTAGAATTTTCAAATCTCTCTGGTATAAAACTTTCAGGATCATCCCAAACTTCAGGATCTCTTCCTATTGCCCATGTATTGACTAGTATTGTGGCCTTACATCCATCAATGATTGTTTCTTCCCATTGTTTCTTCCCTACATTCCCTATGGACTATACTTGGAGCATGTAGCCTTAATGTTTCTTTGATCACTAACTTTAGATATGGCAAGTTATCAAgatcttcttcatcaaaatcaattttctcTTTGAAGGAGTGTCTCACTTCGCTTTGTGCCTTTGCATAACATTTGGGTGTTTCATCAATTCTGACAATGCCCAAATAAGTGGTGGATGAAGTTTCAGTCCCAGCAGTAAACATGTCCTGCGCGCATCACCAAATAAATAGATAAGACAATGGAACAATCTAATGAtcgataacaacaaaaaaaataatctaaaacaatataaatagaAAATGGGGGGAAATTATTTTACCAAAATCACAGCTTTTATGTGGTCATTGGTGATTGGAAATTGAAGTTGATCATTCTCTTTAATTCTTAGGAAAACATCAACCAAATCTTCACCTCCATAGGCACCATTTCCCTGGATCCCCGTTGCTCGATTCTTAATATGTTCATTAACAATCCTCTCCAAAACTGAATCAATGTTTTGATGCATTTTTACCAATTTCGACTTTGCTCCACTCATCTTGTAAAGTAATTTCCACgatggaaagaaatcacctacATTAAATCCCCCTACTAAAAACAACGCGTCTTTCATCAAATTTATCAACTCATCACGATCTCTGCACAATTTTCCAAACACCAATCTACATGTCACAGAGCTCGTAAACCGGACAATCTTTTCTGCCATGCTCACTTCACTAGAACCCCCAACAGAATCAATTGATGAGAGGACACTCGAGAGTTCATCCTTTCGAATTGAGCTAAATGACTTGACCATTTTGGCACTTAGAAGTTCCATTATGCAAATTTTGTGCATTTGTTTCCAGTAGTCACCATATCTGCAAACACAATGTCTTTATTATTGTACATGACAATATCAGTAGATGTAAATTGTGGCCTACGCAAAGGCAAGATcatgaatttttaaaacttgtttggACGTAGAAGGTGATGATATGATCATGGTAGGAACTTCCCCGAGTTCCAAGTACATTACGGGGCTGTATTTTCTAGCTAGATCTCTTAAAATACGATGTGGATTATGTCCACTAATTAAGTGATGCAAACTCCCAATGAGTGGGAGTCTCCATGGACCTGGAGgcaaattttgtttttgggttcttctccattttcgaaaaataatataaaggaaTGAGAATAAGagaagaaatgaaacaaaattcatctccattgatttaatttgatgagCTGCAAGAATGAAGGAAATTAAAATGCTAGCTATTGGTAGTGGATGATTTGATTTATGTAATCCTAGTGACTTTATAGTGTTACAACAATCCCCAAATGATTTCTAAAGCCTTGAATATTAGTACTTATTATACTAATAAATAGTACTTAGTACCATGTggtacaaaataaattaaaattattgtttgAGTGGGACGCAATTTATTGAAAAGATTAAATGATATCcttgttgtatatatattatagtttTACTTTGGGTCAACTTTGCACATCATCACCAACTGGTGGAGTgataagtactccttcatccttaatcaagag is part of the Solanum stenotomum isolate F172 chromosome 8, ASM1918654v1, whole genome shotgun sequence genome and encodes:
- the LOC125873510 gene encoding mitogen-activated protein kinase kinase kinase 20-like gives rise to the protein MAELLWKRGTTLGQGGFGVVSLASTSNALFHGVTLPSLIAIKSCNYSDSQSLKEEEEFLGMFKHSPCIIRCFGANLSFEDEVIIYNLLLEYASGGSLANRLRNCNSLPEFEVKKHTKNVLLGLSCIHTNGIIHCDIKPDNILLVGTEETAKIADFGLSMTFEQAVKEKRELMIRGTKRYMAPELVRNYDYGPHVDIWALGCTVYELITGTPLWDGDDDHVLHQIAFEKPKFQNSKLSKEAKDFLKRCLAKNPSSRWTADVLLNHPFLQNSAIERRFFGKKLRQPVIEQKL